GATGGTCCGGTTCGACGGCCTCGACGCGCCAGAAGTCGAGGGCATCGCCTTCCCGGAGCTCGTCCGGGTTGCGGCGGCCGCGGCGGAGGCCGACGCCTCCGGCGAGGAGATCGAGGAAGCCGCGGAGCCGCCAGAGGACGTTGCCGTAGTACCAGCCGTTGTCTCCTCCGATGCGCCGGATCGGGGCGAAGGCCGCCGAAGGCGGGACCGGAACGACGGCCTTCCGGCTGTCGACGAAGCGGGTGCCGATCCGGTCGCCTCCGTAACGCTCGGTCAGCCCCGAGGCGGAGAGAGCGTCCGACCAGCGCGTCCGGGCGAAGGCGTCGTCCTCGTTCACGAGAGCCCGCCCGATCGCCTCGCGCACGCCGCGCGGTTTGACGGGGAAGGCGTTGGCGGCGGCGGGGTCCCGGATCACGGTGGGATTGCGCATGCTGTCCACGAGCTTGCGTCCCACGCGCGCGTAGAGCGGGGTCACGAGGGCGAGCCAGAGGCTCGACAGCCGGGGCGTCAGGAGCGGAACGGGAATCAGGAGCCGTTTCAGGCCGCGCTGGCGCGCGTACTCGCGCATCAGGTCGCCGTAGGTCACCCGATCCGGGCCGCCGATTTCGTAGACGCGCTCGGCGCCTTCCGGAAGATCGAGCGCCGCGGCCAGGAAGGCGATCACGTCTTCGACGGCGATCGGCTGGGCTTCCACCGCGACCCAGCGCGGGCAGATCATCACGGGGAGCCGCTCGACCAGCGCGCGGATCATCTCGAAGGAGAGACTGCCGGAGCCGAGCACGATCGAGGCCCTGAGCTCGACGACCGGAACCCCCGACTCCCGCAGGATCGCGCCCGTCTCGTGGCGGCTCCGGAGGTGCTCGGAGAGCCCGCCCCCGGCCTCGCCCAGTCCGCCAAGGTAGACGATGCGCCTGACGCCGGCTTCCCGCGCGGCCGTGCCGAAGATCCGCGCGGCCTCCCGGTCGCGCGCGGCGAAATCCTCGCCGCCCATCGAGTGGATCAGGTAGTAGGCCGTGTCGACGCCCGCGAGGGCTCGCGCTACGGCCGGAGCGTCGAGCGCGTCGCCGGCGGCGAGGTCGGTCGAGGGAGCGGCCCGGCCGCGCAGCTCCTCGGGACGGCGGACGAAGCATCGCAAGGCCACGCCCCTCCGCTCGAGCTCCGCGTGCAGCCTCCCGCCGACGTAGCCCGTCGCGCCTGTCAGCAGGATCAGGCGTCCGGCCATCGGCGTGTGCATGAACCCTCCCCGAGTGCCTACGAACCGACGCCGGAAAGGGATGTCGTGGGCCTAGAGGATCCGGACCCGTACCTCGCGGACCAGCTCAGGCTCCGTGATCTCGACCTTTTCCTCGACGGCGGCTCGCTGGATGAGCCCGCGCTCGCCCTCGACGATGAGCGTCATGCCCGTCTCGATCTCGTCGAACGTGGCCTCGAGGACGGATTCGTCCGGGTTCTTCACGATGACGGACTCCACGACGGCGGGCTCGCGGCCCGCGACGACGAGACGGAACGTGGAGGTTTCCTTGGCGTTCTTGTTCTTTTCCTTGCGCGCGAGCTCGCGCGCCCTTTTCTGTGCTCTCTTCTGTCTGATTTCCCAGGCCCGCATGCGGCTCCTTCCGGGCGCGCGAGGCGCCGTCGGCGGGCATGATACCCGCCGGGCGGTAACCTCCGCTCCGGAGGCATCGATGAAGGCTCTCTACCTCGCCGCGCACGGCGGCCTCGACGTGCTCCAGTTCGGCGACCGGCCCGATCCCGCGGCCGGTCCCGACGAGATCCTCGTGCGCGTCCGCGCCGCCGCCCTGAACCGGCTCGACCTCTTCGTGCTTGCCGGAATCCCGGGCGTCCCGATCGCCCTCCCGCACGTCCCGGGTGCGGACGGC
This genomic window from Acidobacteriota bacterium contains:
- a CDS encoding SDR family oxidoreductase, with protein sequence MAGRLILLTGATGYVGGRLHAELERRGVALRCFVRRPEELRGRAAPSTDLAAGDALDAPAVARALAGVDTAYYLIHSMGGEDFAARDREAARIFGTAAREAGVRRIVYLGGLGEAGGGLSEHLRSRHETGAILRESGVPVVELRASIVLGSGSLSFEMIRALVERLPVMICPRWVAVEAQPIAVEDVIAFLAAALDLPEGAERVYEIGGPDRVTYGDLMREYARQRGLKRLLIPVPLLTPRLSSLWLALVTPLYARVGRKLVDSMRNPTVIRDPAAANAFPVKPRGVREAIGRALVNEDDAFARTRWSDALSASGLTERYGGDRIGTRFVDSRKAVVPVPPSAAFAPIRRIGGDNGWYYGNVLWRLRGFLDLLAGGVGLRRGRRNPDELREGDALDFWRVEAVEPDHLLRLRAEMRVPGRAWLQFEITPVPSGTEIRQTAVFDASGLFGLAYWYALYPLHRFVFGGMLRGIAASALGAPKTRTAPPLAA